A region from the Triticum urartu cultivar G1812 chromosome 1, Tu2.1, whole genome shotgun sequence genome encodes:
- the LOC125552840 gene encoding transcription factor bHLH68-like isoform X4: MNRGEFQSSLVQQMIWSGTGDGGTSSIMSSLKPCHEEQEASPKLPSLSSPSMLFSQQFPHSPSGLGHINGGTSLLSLHDGSTGTQESHMPESWSQMILGGLVGDQEREGYNATTALLSKGLENWGDHQAAVSACMVGTKEDGSMPQSVAGGAASYNFYGSHLAGDGHEIQAKSQLSQMLLASSPRSCVTTSLGSNMLDFSNSVAPPPPELRCHHHSDNSSECNSTATGSALKKARVQASSSAQSTLKVRKERLGDRITALHQIVSPFGKTDTASVLQETIGYVRFLLGQIEALSYPYMGHGSNGSSIQNGPTGESNPGLFPEYPGQLLNHNNNTGGVQQQAPGQPEQQGAVNEEASKKDLRSRGLCLVPVSCTSHFGGDNAADYWAPAPLGGMILQ, translated from the exons ATGAATCGAGGAGAATTCCAGAGCTCCCTGGTGCAACAGATGATCTGGAGTGGCACTGGGGATGGTGGTACCAGTAGTATCATGAGTAGCTTGAAGCCATGCCACGAGGAACAAGAGGCGTCTCCCAAGCTGCCCTCCTTGTCTTCTCCCTCCATGCTTTTCTCCCAGCAGTTTCCTCACAGCCCATCAGGCCTGGGTCATATCAACGGCGGCACCTCTCTTCTAAGCTTGCATGACGGCAGCACCGGCACCCAGGAGAGCCACATGCCAGAGTCATGGAGCCAGATGATACT TGGGGGATTGGTTGGAGATCAAGAGAGAGAGGGATACAACGCCACCACGGCTCTCCTGTCAAAGGGACTAGAGAATTGGGGGGATCATCAGGCTGCTGTAAGTGCATGCATGGTTGGTACCAAGGAGGACGGCTCCATGCCTCAGTCCGTCGCCGGAGGCGCTGCTTCTTACAACTTCTATGGGAGCCATCTTGCTGGTGACGGACATGAGATCCAGGCCAAGTCCCAGCTGAGCCAGATGCTTCTGGCCTCCTCTCCTAGGTCATGCGTCACCACAAGCCTGGGCAGCAACATGCTCGACTTCTCAAACAGCGTGGCGCCGCCCCCTCCGGagctgaggtgccaccaccactCCGACAACTCATCCGAG TGCAACAGCACCGCCACAGGTTCAGCTCTCAAGAAGGCTAGGGTTCAGGCCTCGTCCTCAGCACAATCTACTCTAAAG GTGAGGAAGGAGAGGCTAGGGGACAGAATAACTGCACTTCACCAAATAGTTTCCCCATTTGGCAAG ACTGACACGGCGTCTGTACTGCAAGAGACCATTGGCTATGTCAGATTCCTCCTGGGTCAAATTGAG GCTCTAAGCTACCCATACATGGGCCACGGCAGCAACGGGTCATCCATTCAAAAT GGACCAACTGGAGAAAGCAACCCTGGCCTCTTCCCAGAGTACCCCGGACAG TTGCTAAACCATAATAACAACACTGGAGGAGTACAGCAGCAGGCTCCAGGCCAACCAGAGCAGCAG GGTGCTGTGAATGAAGAGGCGAGCAAGAAGGACCTGAGGAGCCGGGGCTTGTGCCTCGTCCCAGTCTCGTGCACGTCCCACTTTGGCGGAGACAACGCTGCTGACTACTGGGCCCCGGCGCCGCTTGGCGGGATGATCCTCCAGTAG
- the LOC125552840 gene encoding transcription factor bHLH68-like isoform X3, protein MNRGEFQSSLVQQMIWSGTGDGGTSSIMSSLKPCHEEQEASPKLPSLSSPSMLFSQQFPHSPSGLGHINGGTSLLSLHDGSTGTQESHMPESWSQMILGGLVGDQEREGYNATTALLSKGLENWGDHQAAVSACMVGTKEDGSMPQSVAGGAASYNFYGSHLAGDGHEIQAKSQLSQMLLASSPRSCVTTSLGSNMLDFSNSVAPPPPELRCHHHSDNSSECNSTATGSALKKARVQASSSAQSTLKVRKERLGDRITALHQIVSPFGKTDTASVLQETIGYVRFLLGQIEALSYPYMGHGSNGSSIQNQGPTGESNPGLFPEYPGQLLNHNNNTGGVQQQAPGQPEQQGAVNEEASKKDLRSRGLCLVPVSCTSHFGGDNAADYWAPAPLGGMILQ, encoded by the exons ATGAATCGAGGAGAATTCCAGAGCTCCCTGGTGCAACAGATGATCTGGAGTGGCACTGGGGATGGTGGTACCAGTAGTATCATGAGTAGCTTGAAGCCATGCCACGAGGAACAAGAGGCGTCTCCCAAGCTGCCCTCCTTGTCTTCTCCCTCCATGCTTTTCTCCCAGCAGTTTCCTCACAGCCCATCAGGCCTGGGTCATATCAACGGCGGCACCTCTCTTCTAAGCTTGCATGACGGCAGCACCGGCACCCAGGAGAGCCACATGCCAGAGTCATGGAGCCAGATGATACT TGGGGGATTGGTTGGAGATCAAGAGAGAGAGGGATACAACGCCACCACGGCTCTCCTGTCAAAGGGACTAGAGAATTGGGGGGATCATCAGGCTGCTGTAAGTGCATGCATGGTTGGTACCAAGGAGGACGGCTCCATGCCTCAGTCCGTCGCCGGAGGCGCTGCTTCTTACAACTTCTATGGGAGCCATCTTGCTGGTGACGGACATGAGATCCAGGCCAAGTCCCAGCTGAGCCAGATGCTTCTGGCCTCCTCTCCTAGGTCATGCGTCACCACAAGCCTGGGCAGCAACATGCTCGACTTCTCAAACAGCGTGGCGCCGCCCCCTCCGGagctgaggtgccaccaccactCCGACAACTCATCCGAG TGCAACAGCACCGCCACAGGTTCAGCTCTCAAGAAGGCTAGGGTTCAGGCCTCGTCCTCAGCACAATCTACTCTAAAG GTGAGGAAGGAGAGGCTAGGGGACAGAATAACTGCACTTCACCAAATAGTTTCCCCATTTGGCAAG ACTGACACGGCGTCTGTACTGCAAGAGACCATTGGCTATGTCAGATTCCTCCTGGGTCAAATTGAG GCTCTAAGCTACCCATACATGGGCCACGGCAGCAACGGGTCATCCATTCAAAAT CAGGGACCAACTGGAGAAAGCAACCCTGGCCTCTTCCCAGAGTACCCCGGACAG TTGCTAAACCATAATAACAACACTGGAGGAGTACAGCAGCAGGCTCCAGGCCAACCAGAGCAGCAG GGTGCTGTGAATGAAGAGGCGAGCAAGAAGGACCTGAGGAGCCGGGGCTTGTGCCTCGTCCCAGTCTCGTGCACGTCCCACTTTGGCGGAGACAACGCTGCTGACTACTGGGCCCCGGCGCCGCTTGGCGGGATGATCCTCCAGTAG
- the LOC125552840 gene encoding transcription factor bHLH133-like isoform X7, producing MNRGEFQSSLVQQMIWSGTGDGGTSSIMSSLKPCHEEQEASPKLPSLSSPSMLFSQQFPHSPSGLGHINGGTSLLSLHDGSTGTQESHMPESWSQMILSGGLVGDQEREGYNATTALLSKGLENWGDHQAAVSACMVGTKEDGSMPQSVAGGAASYNFYGSHLAGDGHEIQAKSQLSQMLLASSPRSCVTTSLGSNMLDFSNSVAPPPPELRCHHHSDNSSETDTASVLQETIGYVRFLLGQIEALSYPYMGHGSNGSSIQNGPTGESNPGLFPEYPGQLLNHNNNTGGVQQQAPGQPEQQGAVNEEASKKDLRSRGLCLVPVSCTSHFGGDNAADYWAPAPLGGMILQ from the exons ATGAATCGAGGAGAATTCCAGAGCTCCCTGGTGCAACAGATGATCTGGAGTGGCACTGGGGATGGTGGTACCAGTAGTATCATGAGTAGCTTGAAGCCATGCCACGAGGAACAAGAGGCGTCTCCCAAGCTGCCCTCCTTGTCTTCTCCCTCCATGCTTTTCTCCCAGCAGTTTCCTCACAGCCCATCAGGCCTGGGTCATATCAACGGCGGCACCTCTCTTCTAAGCTTGCATGACGGCAGCACCGGCACCCAGGAGAGCCACATGCCAGAGTCATGGAGCCAGATGATACT CAGTGGGGGATTGGTTGGAGATCAAGAGAGAGAGGGATACAACGCCACCACGGCTCTCCTGTCAAAGGGACTAGAGAATTGGGGGGATCATCAGGCTGCTGTAAGTGCATGCATGGTTGGTACCAAGGAGGACGGCTCCATGCCTCAGTCCGTCGCCGGAGGCGCTGCTTCTTACAACTTCTATGGGAGCCATCTTGCTGGTGACGGACATGAGATCCAGGCCAAGTCCCAGCTGAGCCAGATGCTTCTGGCCTCCTCTCCTAGGTCATGCGTCACCACAAGCCTGGGCAGCAACATGCTCGACTTCTCAAACAGCGTGGCGCCGCCCCCTCCGGagctgaggtgccaccaccactCCGACAACTCATCCGAG ACTGACACGGCGTCTGTACTGCAAGAGACCATTGGCTATGTCAGATTCCTCCTGGGTCAAATTGAG GCTCTAAGCTACCCATACATGGGCCACGGCAGCAACGGGTCATCCATTCAAAAT GGACCAACTGGAGAAAGCAACCCTGGCCTCTTCCCAGAGTACCCCGGACAG TTGCTAAACCATAATAACAACACTGGAGGAGTACAGCAGCAGGCTCCAGGCCAACCAGAGCAGCAG GGTGCTGTGAATGAAGAGGCGAGCAAGAAGGACCTGAGGAGCCGGGGCTTGTGCCTCGTCCCAGTCTCGTGCACGTCCCACTTTGGCGGAGACAACGCTGCTGACTACTGGGCCCCGGCGCCGCTTGGCGGGATGATCCTCCAGTAG
- the LOC125552840 gene encoding transcription factor bHLH68-like isoform X5 — MNRGEFQSSLVQQMIWSGTGDGGTSSIMSSLKPCHEEQEASPKLPSLSSPSMLFSQQFPHSPSGLGHINGGTSLLSLHDGSTGTQESHMPESWSQMILSGGLVGDQEREGYNATTALLSKGLENWGDHQAAVSACMVGTKEDGSMPQSVAGGAASYNFYGSHLAGDGHEIQAKSQLSQMLLASSPRSCVTTSLGSNMLDFSNSVAPPPPELRCHHHSDNSSECNSTATGSALKKARVQASSSAQSTLKVRKERLGDRITALHQIVSPFGKTDTASVLQETIGYVRFLLGQIEGPTGESNPGLFPEYPGQLLNHNNNTGGVQQQAPGQPEQQGAVNEEASKKDLRSRGLCLVPVSCTSHFGGDNAADYWAPAPLGGMILQ, encoded by the exons ATGAATCGAGGAGAATTCCAGAGCTCCCTGGTGCAACAGATGATCTGGAGTGGCACTGGGGATGGTGGTACCAGTAGTATCATGAGTAGCTTGAAGCCATGCCACGAGGAACAAGAGGCGTCTCCCAAGCTGCCCTCCTTGTCTTCTCCCTCCATGCTTTTCTCCCAGCAGTTTCCTCACAGCCCATCAGGCCTGGGTCATATCAACGGCGGCACCTCTCTTCTAAGCTTGCATGACGGCAGCACCGGCACCCAGGAGAGCCACATGCCAGAGTCATGGAGCCAGATGATACT CAGTGGGGGATTGGTTGGAGATCAAGAGAGAGAGGGATACAACGCCACCACGGCTCTCCTGTCAAAGGGACTAGAGAATTGGGGGGATCATCAGGCTGCTGTAAGTGCATGCATGGTTGGTACCAAGGAGGACGGCTCCATGCCTCAGTCCGTCGCCGGAGGCGCTGCTTCTTACAACTTCTATGGGAGCCATCTTGCTGGTGACGGACATGAGATCCAGGCCAAGTCCCAGCTGAGCCAGATGCTTCTGGCCTCCTCTCCTAGGTCATGCGTCACCACAAGCCTGGGCAGCAACATGCTCGACTTCTCAAACAGCGTGGCGCCGCCCCCTCCGGagctgaggtgccaccaccactCCGACAACTCATCCGAG TGCAACAGCACCGCCACAGGTTCAGCTCTCAAGAAGGCTAGGGTTCAGGCCTCGTCCTCAGCACAATCTACTCTAAAG GTGAGGAAGGAGAGGCTAGGGGACAGAATAACTGCACTTCACCAAATAGTTTCCCCATTTGGCAAG ACTGACACGGCGTCTGTACTGCAAGAGACCATTGGCTATGTCAGATTCCTCCTGGGTCAAATTGAG GGACCAACTGGAGAAAGCAACCCTGGCCTCTTCCCAGAGTACCCCGGACAG TTGCTAAACCATAATAACAACACTGGAGGAGTACAGCAGCAGGCTCCAGGCCAACCAGAGCAGCAG GGTGCTGTGAATGAAGAGGCGAGCAAGAAGGACCTGAGGAGCCGGGGCTTGTGCCTCGTCCCAGTCTCGTGCACGTCCCACTTTGGCGGAGACAACGCTGCTGACTACTGGGCCCCGGCGCCGCTTGGCGGGATGATCCTCCAGTAG
- the LOC125552840 gene encoding transcription factor bHLH133-like isoform X6 — protein sequence MNRGEFQSSLVQQMIWSGTGDGGTSSIMSSLKPCHEEQEASPKLPSLSSPSMLFSQQFPHSPSGLGHINGGTSLLSLHDGSTGTQESHMPESWSQMILSGGLVGDQEREGYNATTALLSKGLENWGDHQAAVSACMVGTKEDGSMPQSVAGGAASYNFYGSHLAGDGHEIQAKSQLSQMLLASSPRSCVTTSLGSNMLDFSNSVAPPPPELRCHHHSDNSSETDTASVLQETIGYVRFLLGQIEALSYPYMGHGSNGSSIQNQGPTGESNPGLFPEYPGQLLNHNNNTGGVQQQAPGQPEQQGAVNEEASKKDLRSRGLCLVPVSCTSHFGGDNAADYWAPAPLGGMILQ from the exons ATGAATCGAGGAGAATTCCAGAGCTCCCTGGTGCAACAGATGATCTGGAGTGGCACTGGGGATGGTGGTACCAGTAGTATCATGAGTAGCTTGAAGCCATGCCACGAGGAACAAGAGGCGTCTCCCAAGCTGCCCTCCTTGTCTTCTCCCTCCATGCTTTTCTCCCAGCAGTTTCCTCACAGCCCATCAGGCCTGGGTCATATCAACGGCGGCACCTCTCTTCTAAGCTTGCATGACGGCAGCACCGGCACCCAGGAGAGCCACATGCCAGAGTCATGGAGCCAGATGATACT CAGTGGGGGATTGGTTGGAGATCAAGAGAGAGAGGGATACAACGCCACCACGGCTCTCCTGTCAAAGGGACTAGAGAATTGGGGGGATCATCAGGCTGCTGTAAGTGCATGCATGGTTGGTACCAAGGAGGACGGCTCCATGCCTCAGTCCGTCGCCGGAGGCGCTGCTTCTTACAACTTCTATGGGAGCCATCTTGCTGGTGACGGACATGAGATCCAGGCCAAGTCCCAGCTGAGCCAGATGCTTCTGGCCTCCTCTCCTAGGTCATGCGTCACCACAAGCCTGGGCAGCAACATGCTCGACTTCTCAAACAGCGTGGCGCCGCCCCCTCCGGagctgaggtgccaccaccactCCGACAACTCATCCGAG ACTGACACGGCGTCTGTACTGCAAGAGACCATTGGCTATGTCAGATTCCTCCTGGGTCAAATTGAG GCTCTAAGCTACCCATACATGGGCCACGGCAGCAACGGGTCATCCATTCAAAAT CAGGGACCAACTGGAGAAAGCAACCCTGGCCTCTTCCCAGAGTACCCCGGACAG TTGCTAAACCATAATAACAACACTGGAGGAGTACAGCAGCAGGCTCCAGGCCAACCAGAGCAGCAG GGTGCTGTGAATGAAGAGGCGAGCAAGAAGGACCTGAGGAGCCGGGGCTTGTGCCTCGTCCCAGTCTCGTGCACGTCCCACTTTGGCGGAGACAACGCTGCTGACTACTGGGCCCCGGCGCCGCTTGGCGGGATGATCCTCCAGTAG
- the LOC125552840 gene encoding transcription factor bHLH68-like isoform X1 — protein sequence MNRGEFQSSLVQQMIWSGTGDGGTSSIMSSLKPCHEEQEASPKLPSLSSPSMLFSQQFPHSPSGLGHINGGTSLLSLHDGSTGTQESHMPESWSQMILSGGLVGDQEREGYNATTALLSKGLENWGDHQAAVSACMVGTKEDGSMPQSVAGGAASYNFYGSHLAGDGHEIQAKSQLSQMLLASSPRSCVTTSLGSNMLDFSNSVAPPPPELRCHHHSDNSSECNSTATGSALKKARVQASSSAQSTLKVRKERLGDRITALHQIVSPFGKTDTASVLQETIGYVRFLLGQIEALSYPYMGHGSNGSSIQNQGPTGESNPGLFPEYPGQLLNHNNNTGGVQQQAPGQPEQQGAVNEEASKKDLRSRGLCLVPVSCTSHFGGDNAADYWAPAPLGGMILQ from the exons ATGAATCGAGGAGAATTCCAGAGCTCCCTGGTGCAACAGATGATCTGGAGTGGCACTGGGGATGGTGGTACCAGTAGTATCATGAGTAGCTTGAAGCCATGCCACGAGGAACAAGAGGCGTCTCCCAAGCTGCCCTCCTTGTCTTCTCCCTCCATGCTTTTCTCCCAGCAGTTTCCTCACAGCCCATCAGGCCTGGGTCATATCAACGGCGGCACCTCTCTTCTAAGCTTGCATGACGGCAGCACCGGCACCCAGGAGAGCCACATGCCAGAGTCATGGAGCCAGATGATACT CAGTGGGGGATTGGTTGGAGATCAAGAGAGAGAGGGATACAACGCCACCACGGCTCTCCTGTCAAAGGGACTAGAGAATTGGGGGGATCATCAGGCTGCTGTAAGTGCATGCATGGTTGGTACCAAGGAGGACGGCTCCATGCCTCAGTCCGTCGCCGGAGGCGCTGCTTCTTACAACTTCTATGGGAGCCATCTTGCTGGTGACGGACATGAGATCCAGGCCAAGTCCCAGCTGAGCCAGATGCTTCTGGCCTCCTCTCCTAGGTCATGCGTCACCACAAGCCTGGGCAGCAACATGCTCGACTTCTCAAACAGCGTGGCGCCGCCCCCTCCGGagctgaggtgccaccaccactCCGACAACTCATCCGAG TGCAACAGCACCGCCACAGGTTCAGCTCTCAAGAAGGCTAGGGTTCAGGCCTCGTCCTCAGCACAATCTACTCTAAAG GTGAGGAAGGAGAGGCTAGGGGACAGAATAACTGCACTTCACCAAATAGTTTCCCCATTTGGCAAG ACTGACACGGCGTCTGTACTGCAAGAGACCATTGGCTATGTCAGATTCCTCCTGGGTCAAATTGAG GCTCTAAGCTACCCATACATGGGCCACGGCAGCAACGGGTCATCCATTCAAAAT CAGGGACCAACTGGAGAAAGCAACCCTGGCCTCTTCCCAGAGTACCCCGGACAG TTGCTAAACCATAATAACAACACTGGAGGAGTACAGCAGCAGGCTCCAGGCCAACCAGAGCAGCAG GGTGCTGTGAATGAAGAGGCGAGCAAGAAGGACCTGAGGAGCCGGGGCTTGTGCCTCGTCCCAGTCTCGTGCACGTCCCACTTTGGCGGAGACAACGCTGCTGACTACTGGGCCCCGGCGCCGCTTGGCGGGATGATCCTCCAGTAG
- the LOC125552840 gene encoding transcription factor bHLH68-like isoform X2 — translation MNRGEFQSSLVQQMIWSGTGDGGTSSIMSSLKPCHEEQEASPKLPSLSSPSMLFSQQFPHSPSGLGHINGGTSLLSLHDGSTGTQESHMPESWSQMILSGGLVGDQEREGYNATTALLSKGLENWGDHQAAVSACMVGTKEDGSMPQSVAGGAASYNFYGSHLAGDGHEIQAKSQLSQMLLASSPRSCVTTSLGSNMLDFSNSVAPPPPELRCHHHSDNSSECNSTATGSALKKARVQASSSAQSTLKVRKERLGDRITALHQIVSPFGKTDTASVLQETIGYVRFLLGQIEALSYPYMGHGSNGSSIQNGPTGESNPGLFPEYPGQLLNHNNNTGGVQQQAPGQPEQQGAVNEEASKKDLRSRGLCLVPVSCTSHFGGDNAADYWAPAPLGGMILQ, via the exons ATGAATCGAGGAGAATTCCAGAGCTCCCTGGTGCAACAGATGATCTGGAGTGGCACTGGGGATGGTGGTACCAGTAGTATCATGAGTAGCTTGAAGCCATGCCACGAGGAACAAGAGGCGTCTCCCAAGCTGCCCTCCTTGTCTTCTCCCTCCATGCTTTTCTCCCAGCAGTTTCCTCACAGCCCATCAGGCCTGGGTCATATCAACGGCGGCACCTCTCTTCTAAGCTTGCATGACGGCAGCACCGGCACCCAGGAGAGCCACATGCCAGAGTCATGGAGCCAGATGATACT CAGTGGGGGATTGGTTGGAGATCAAGAGAGAGAGGGATACAACGCCACCACGGCTCTCCTGTCAAAGGGACTAGAGAATTGGGGGGATCATCAGGCTGCTGTAAGTGCATGCATGGTTGGTACCAAGGAGGACGGCTCCATGCCTCAGTCCGTCGCCGGAGGCGCTGCTTCTTACAACTTCTATGGGAGCCATCTTGCTGGTGACGGACATGAGATCCAGGCCAAGTCCCAGCTGAGCCAGATGCTTCTGGCCTCCTCTCCTAGGTCATGCGTCACCACAAGCCTGGGCAGCAACATGCTCGACTTCTCAAACAGCGTGGCGCCGCCCCCTCCGGagctgaggtgccaccaccactCCGACAACTCATCCGAG TGCAACAGCACCGCCACAGGTTCAGCTCTCAAGAAGGCTAGGGTTCAGGCCTCGTCCTCAGCACAATCTACTCTAAAG GTGAGGAAGGAGAGGCTAGGGGACAGAATAACTGCACTTCACCAAATAGTTTCCCCATTTGGCAAG ACTGACACGGCGTCTGTACTGCAAGAGACCATTGGCTATGTCAGATTCCTCCTGGGTCAAATTGAG GCTCTAAGCTACCCATACATGGGCCACGGCAGCAACGGGTCATCCATTCAAAAT GGACCAACTGGAGAAAGCAACCCTGGCCTCTTCCCAGAGTACCCCGGACAG TTGCTAAACCATAATAACAACACTGGAGGAGTACAGCAGCAGGCTCCAGGCCAACCAGAGCAGCAG GGTGCTGTGAATGAAGAGGCGAGCAAGAAGGACCTGAGGAGCCGGGGCTTGTGCCTCGTCCCAGTCTCGTGCACGTCCCACTTTGGCGGAGACAACGCTGCTGACTACTGGGCCCCGGCGCCGCTTGGCGGGATGATCCTCCAGTAG
- the LOC125552840 gene encoding transcription factor bHLH133-like isoform X8 has protein sequence MNRGEFQSSLVQQMIWSGTGDGGTSSIMSSLKPCHEEQEASPKLPSLSSPSMLFSQQFPHSPSGLGHINGGTSLLSLHDGSTGTQESHMPESWSQMILSGGLVGDQEREGYNATTALLSKGLENWGDHQAAVSACMVGTKEDGSMPQSVAGGAASYNFYGSHLAGDGHEIQAKSQLSQMLLASSPRSCVTTSLGSNMLDFSNSVAPPPPELRCHHHSDNSSETDTASVLQETIGYVRFLLGQIEGPTGESNPGLFPEYPGQLLNHNNNTGGVQQQAPGQPEQQGAVNEEASKKDLRSRGLCLVPVSCTSHFGGDNAADYWAPAPLGGMILQ, from the exons ATGAATCGAGGAGAATTCCAGAGCTCCCTGGTGCAACAGATGATCTGGAGTGGCACTGGGGATGGTGGTACCAGTAGTATCATGAGTAGCTTGAAGCCATGCCACGAGGAACAAGAGGCGTCTCCCAAGCTGCCCTCCTTGTCTTCTCCCTCCATGCTTTTCTCCCAGCAGTTTCCTCACAGCCCATCAGGCCTGGGTCATATCAACGGCGGCACCTCTCTTCTAAGCTTGCATGACGGCAGCACCGGCACCCAGGAGAGCCACATGCCAGAGTCATGGAGCCAGATGATACT CAGTGGGGGATTGGTTGGAGATCAAGAGAGAGAGGGATACAACGCCACCACGGCTCTCCTGTCAAAGGGACTAGAGAATTGGGGGGATCATCAGGCTGCTGTAAGTGCATGCATGGTTGGTACCAAGGAGGACGGCTCCATGCCTCAGTCCGTCGCCGGAGGCGCTGCTTCTTACAACTTCTATGGGAGCCATCTTGCTGGTGACGGACATGAGATCCAGGCCAAGTCCCAGCTGAGCCAGATGCTTCTGGCCTCCTCTCCTAGGTCATGCGTCACCACAAGCCTGGGCAGCAACATGCTCGACTTCTCAAACAGCGTGGCGCCGCCCCCTCCGGagctgaggtgccaccaccactCCGACAACTCATCCGAG ACTGACACGGCGTCTGTACTGCAAGAGACCATTGGCTATGTCAGATTCCTCCTGGGTCAAATTGAG GGACCAACTGGAGAAAGCAACCCTGGCCTCTTCCCAGAGTACCCCGGACAG TTGCTAAACCATAATAACAACACTGGAGGAGTACAGCAGCAGGCTCCAGGCCAACCAGAGCAGCAG GGTGCTGTGAATGAAGAGGCGAGCAAGAAGGACCTGAGGAGCCGGGGCTTGTGCCTCGTCCCAGTCTCGTGCACGTCCCACTTTGGCGGAGACAACGCTGCTGACTACTGGGCCCCGGCGCCGCTTGGCGGGATGATCCTCCAGTAG